In the genome of Corythoichthys intestinalis isolate RoL2023-P3 chromosome 19, ASM3026506v1, whole genome shotgun sequence, one region contains:
- the ost4 gene encoding dolichyl-diphosphooligosaccharide--protein glycosyltransferase subunit 4, with protein sequence MVTDVQLAIFANMLGVSLFLLVVLYHYVAVNNPKKQD encoded by the coding sequence ATGGTGACAGATGTGCAGTTGGCCATCTTTGCCAATATGCTTGGCGTTTCCCTGTTCCTCCTGGTGGTGCTGTACCACTATGTGGCTGTCAACAATCCCAAGAAGCAGGACTAG